DNA from bacterium:
GCTGCCGGAGAAGCCGCTTCCCGAGCCGTGGGGACGCGCCGTGCACGACGAGGCGGAGACGGCCCGCGCGCTGGCCGACGGCGCGCGCTATCTGGTCGTCGGCACGATCTACCCCACGCCTTCCAAGCCCGGTTTCGCCGGGGCGGGGCCGGGGCTCGTGCGGCGCGTCGCCGCCGCCGCCGGCGCCGTGCCGGTTTTCGCGATCGGCGGGGTGGACGAGGGGCGGATCGCCGAACTGCGCGAGGCCGGCGCCTACGGGGCGGCCGTCCGTCGCGCCGTCCTCGGCGCGGCCGATCCGGCCGCCGCCGCGCGCCGGCTCCTCCGCGCGCTCGGCGCGCGTCCGTCCGGGCGCTCCGGGGCCGAGGCCGCCTCCGCGAGTTGACAAAGCCGGCGGGGGAAGGTGTCATGGCCGCCCCGGGCGCGAACCTGCGCGCGCCGGCGGGGGACGCCCCGATGCCGATCGTCGAACCGACCGTCGAACGCACCTACGAACGTCTGCGGGAGCTGCTCGCGGACGTCGTTCCCGATTTCGAGCTGCGCCGCAAGGCGGAGCTGGTCTTCGAAATCAACCAGCTCAAGGCCCGCCGCGGCGCGGTGATCCTCGGCCACA
Protein-coding regions in this window:
- a CDS encoding thiamine phosphate synthase, producing MCAKLSLPRLMVVTDRHATGGRDLVDVLAAAAAGGARFFQVRERDLPPDVLLELVEDIQSALPPGTLIVVNGRPEMARERGCGLHLSAAAPLPEKPLPEPWGRAVHDEAETARALADGARYLVVGTIYPTPSKPGFAGAGPGLVRRVAAAAGAVPVFAIGGVDEGRIAELREAGAYGAAVRRAVLGAADPAAAARRLLRALGARPSGRSGAEAASAS